One genomic segment of Candidatus Eisenbacteria bacterium includes these proteins:
- a CDS encoding YafY family transcriptional regulator, translated as MIATHPPILRILRIHYLIQGRSYPNVPGLARLLEASRRTIQRDIDFLRDQLGAPLAFNPIENGYEYTQDGFTLPEIKMTEGEILALMVADRALGAYRGTESEEMLRRLIEKAVLALGESRTVSPEKIAETYSFMHSAPPARVNAPVFAVIEKAIRNRETIEITYHTQSRATTSRRNVDPYHLANVDGDWYLLAFCHRRQQIRTFKPARIRKARPTGVTFVPRACDPEEFLRTKLRAMGGDRIFEAVVRFDASLAGHILERDWSNGYKVQTLMNGGVELSFRSENADALIRWCLSWGTGAEVISPSWARRRARQILRQLSRRYEGRVRPARTAERRHRPPSRPPSE; from the coding sequence ATGATCGCGACGCACCCGCCCATCTTGCGGATCCTCCGGATCCACTATCTCATCCAGGGCCGCAGCTACCCGAATGTTCCGGGTCTCGCGCGGCTCCTGGAGGCGTCACGCCGCACCATCCAGAGGGACATCGACTTCCTGCGCGACCAGCTCGGCGCGCCGCTCGCCTTCAATCCGATCGAGAACGGCTACGAGTACACCCAGGATGGGTTCACCCTGCCGGAGATCAAGATGACCGAGGGGGAGATTCTCGCCCTCATGGTCGCGGACAGGGCCCTTGGCGCCTATCGGGGGACCGAGTCGGAGGAGATGCTCCGCCGGCTGATCGAAAAGGCGGTCCTCGCCCTGGGCGAGAGCCGCACGGTCTCCCCGGAGAAGATCGCCGAGACCTATTCCTTCATGCACTCGGCCCCTCCCGCCCGCGTGAACGCCCCCGTGTTCGCGGTCATCGAGAAGGCGATCCGCAACCGCGAGACGATCGAGATCACCTACCACACGCAGAGCCGCGCGACCACCTCCCGCCGCAACGTCGATCCGTACCACCTGGCGAACGTGGACGGGGACTGGTATCTGCTCGCCTTCTGCCACCGCAGACAGCAGATCCGGACCTTCAAGCCCGCCCGCATCCGCAAGGCGCGTCCGACGGGCGTCACTTTCGTTCCGCGGGCGTGCGACCCCGAGGAGTTCCTGAGGACCAAGCTGCGGGCGATGGGCGGGGACAGGATCTTCGAGGCGGTCGTGCGGTTCGACGCGAGCCTCGCCGGCCACATCCTGGAGAGGGATTGGTCGAACGGCTACAAGGTGCAGACCCTGATGAACGGCGGGGTCGAGCTCTCCTTCCGCAGCGAGAACGCCGACGCGCTCATTCGCTGGTGCCTGAGCTGGGGCACCGGGGCGGAGGTGATCTCCCCGTCCTGGGCCCGCAGGCGGGCGCGGCAGATCCTGAGGCAGCTCAGCCGGCGCTACGAGGGACGCGTGCGCCCGGCCCGGACCGCCGAGAGGCGGCACCGCCCTCCGTCCCGCCCTCCGTCCGAGTAG
- the efp gene encoding elongation factor P: MINATQLKVGNIVMYNAEPHRITKLIHITPGNWRGMVQTQMVNLRNGNRYEYRYRSDEKVEVLTLETHPLKYMYRQGDDFHFMNTETYDIMTLTADVLGDAVQYMIEELEVTAHYYGGAPVSIEVPNFVVLKIAETEPTLKGATVTSSPKRAVTDTGLEIRVPQFIDVGDSVRIDTRDGSFVERA; the protein is encoded by the coding sequence ATGATCAACGCGACGCAGCTCAAGGTCGGCAACATCGTGATGTACAACGCCGAGCCGCACCGGATCACGAAGCTCATCCACATCACGCCGGGGAACTGGCGTGGGATGGTCCAGACCCAGATGGTCAACTTGCGAAACGGCAACCGATACGAGTACCGCTACCGCTCGGACGAGAAGGTCGAGGTCCTCACCCTCGAGACTCACCCGCTCAAATACATGTACCGCCAGGGGGACGACTTCCACTTCATGAACACCGAAACCTACGACATCATGACCCTGACCGCGGACGTCCTGGGAGACGCCGTCCAGTACATGATCGAGGAGCTGGAGGTCACCGCCCACTACTACGGAGGCGCCCCGGTGTCGATCGAAGTCCCGAACTTCGTCGTCCTGAAGATCGCCGAAACGGAGCCCACCCTGAAGGGAGCGACAGTCACTTCCTCTCCCAAGCGGGCGGTGACGGACACGGGACTGGAGATCAGGGTCCCCCAATTCATCGATGTCGGCGATTCGGTCCGAATCGACACCCGCGACGGGAGTTTCGTGGAAAGAGCTTAA